Within the Gorilla gorilla gorilla isolate KB3781 chromosome 15, NHGRI_mGorGor1-v2.1_pri, whole genome shotgun sequence genome, the region AATCTATTTCTGAACCATAAGCTATGATAgctgatttaaaaaattgactaTCATGACAAGATAATGATCATAATGGTAAGACATATTGATAGGGTTGCCGTGAAAGTAATAATATATCTAAGAGTTGTGACAATATATGATATGCCTAGACTCTCAGAAAATGCTAATTCCAATCCCAATTGCTCTTTGCATAAAATTCTGTCCTAGGGTCTGTTCTTTTCCCACATCTACCCTCCTTGGATCTCTCTTCTGTCAAAAACATGTGGTTCAGAGGAGGAGAGAGATCCAGGTCAATGTTTTTCAAATTACAAGGAATTATCCTTTAAGTGGGGTTGTTGCTCAAGTTTTGacatgtagtggaatggagtggagtggagtggaatggaaactaACAGAGAACATTGCACATGGTTAAGATAAAGATTGTTTCCTGAAACCTTTAATTTGTGCTTACATactcacacatacatatgtgcatgCATTGGGACTCTGCAATATGCATTTCTGACTATGGACCTTAGCCATAAAAGTCTTTGCACTGAACGTTCAGTGGGCCTTTCACAAGCTGCCCTAATTGGGAAAGAAAAACATGGTCCCTCCATTTCCTGCCCCCAACTCCAGAAAAGTCACCATAGTTGAGGGTACATCTGAGAAGCCAGCACTTGGGAGTTCAGGGCTCAAGTTCCTCTCTAGAAAAACACTGGGTGATTCTGGGGGACCTTCTGATCAGAAACAGCCAATTCAGAGTGAGAGAAGAAAACGTGACCATGCAGTTCCTGTGGTTACAAGCCCTGCCCCTCTCTTGCCTGCTGGGAGTTATAAAACCCAAGACTGGAAAGGAAAACCAGCATTTGCTCAGGCAGCCTTTCTGGGAAGATGCTGCTTCTTCCTCTCCCCCTGCTGCTCTTTCTCTTTTGCTCCAGAGCTGAAGCTGGTGAGTATCGGGGTTCTTCCCTCTGAAATCTGCAGTATCAGCTCCTGAAACAAAGATGTTTAGTCTGAAAATAGCTGACTCTTAAACAGGGTTCCAAGATCTCTCTTCAAGGGTCCCAGAGGGAAATTTCCACTTGGGATGCgtgccaccccaccccatccccacccacTGCCATTCTCTACAGCCTAGGACAGCTCCCAGGAACAAGGAATTTCACCTCAATTGTAGAAAAGCCCAGAGCAAGTGGAAGGAAAAGGGGTATCCCCAGGAAAACAGACATGTCCTCTTAATCTTCTGAGCATCAGGGCTGCCCATTACCTTGTGACTTGCTCACTCTGTGACCATGCTCAAGAGCTATGGAGAAATCTAAAACAGGAAACTGGACAGCGGGTCCTGTGCAGAGACAGAGGAGGGTGGGCCAGGGCAAGGTGGGAGTGGGAGAAGTCTGAGATGAAAACATCAGAATGGAGCAGAGGCAAGAATGAGATTTCACCTGGGAGGTTATGGATGGGGAAAGATACAAAATACAGCAGACAGGAGAGGGAAGATGGGCGGAACACAGGGGGAGAATGAGATTCCAGGGAAGCCTAGCTCAGCTTTAACCCAATTTGTCCATTCATTGGAGAGAGTATCTATGGCCGTGTTCAAACCCTGGGGTGCTCTGTTCCAGGGGAGATCATCGGGGGCACAGAATGCAAGCCACATTCCCGCCCCTACATGGCCTACCTGGAAATTGTAACTTCCAACGGTCCCTCAAAATTTTGTGGTGGTTTCCTGATAAGACGGAACTTTGTGCTGACGGCTGCTCATTGTGCAGGAAGGTGAGACAACAGGGTCTATTTATCTCCAAATGGGAGATGAACAACCAGAGTAGCAACCAGGGATACACCTGCACTGGGGGCTGAAGAGGGGGTCCTGGGTCTTGTCAACTTTCAGGAGAGGGAAGACTTGGGCTGAAAGACTTTAGTCTGTGTTTGAATAGTTCCTTGAGCCTCAGTCACTGTGAGCTAAGCTCCCCTTCAGAGGAAAAGGAGGTCCTGTCCAAGGTCCCTCTTGTTGCAGTAGCACCCCTCACCCCTACCCAACTCAAGACACACGGCTCACTTTTCAGGGCCCCACCCAGTCTCAGGGCCACTTCCTCTATGGCCTTTTCAAGAACACTGGCCTCTAGTTCTCAGGGTCCTGAACCCATCATTTTATGGGAGGCAGAGAACAGGGTCTACATGAGACCCCCACTTTCCCATTTAACTGATATCTCCTGCTTCAGGGGCTGGCCCTCATGCAGGGTTCCCTGAATTAGGAAGTGTGAACCCTGTCCCCTGAGTCCTCCCTGGCCTGTTCAGTCCCCAGCAATTCCAGGGGTCCTAGAAATTGTGTCTGTTTCCTGAGAAAGTTCTTTCACGAGTAAAGCCTGAGCCCTCAAATGCCACAAGTGGCCCATGAAAAGGGAGATGGGTAGAGTCCGGTGACCCAGTGACAGAATTTAGTCCTCTTTTCTCAGAATGAGCTCACCTCAGAAGAAACCCCAAGCCATCACTGtcactccttttccttccttcttcctcacaACAGGTCTATAACAGTCACCCTTGGAGCCCATAACATAACAGAGGAAGAAGACACATGGCAGAAGCTTGAGGTTATAAAGCAATTCCGTCATTCAAAATATAACACTTCTACTCTTCACCACGATATCATGTTACTAAAGGTGACAAcacctctcttctccttttccacTTCCCATTCTCCTAAGCTTCTCCTTCAGGTCCTCATTGCCCTGAATTTTTCTTAGGACTTGGCTATAACATGAAGCTACTCACCCTGTCCCTCCCTGATCACCTCCAACTGTCCAGAGCCCATTTCGAGGACTGACAGTCCTTCATTCCCTTCACAGTTGAAGGAGAAAGCCAGCCTGACCCTGGCCGTGGGGACACTCCCCTTCCCATCCCAATTCAACTTTGTCCCACCTGGGAGAATGTGCCGGGTGGCTGGCTGGGGAAGAACAGGTGTGTTGAAGCCGGGCTCAGACACTCTGCAAGAGGTGAAGCTGAGACTCATGGATCCCCAGGCCTGCAGCCACTTCAGAGACTTTGACCACAATCTTCAGCTGTGTGTGGGCAATCCCAGGAAGACAAAATCTGCATTTAAGGTGATCCTCCAACTAGGTTTCCTCTCCAAAACTCACTGTTGAGGGACCAGAATGCTCTTAGAAGGAGATGGGGTCAGAAGGTTGTCAGCCAGTGACAGGGTGGGCATCACAGGAATTGCCTGTCCTCCCATGGCCCAAGACAGCCTCTGAccatccattccagtctactgcaATGCG harbors:
- the CMA1 gene encoding chymase encodes the protein MLLLPLPLLLFLFCSRAEAGEIIGGTECKPHSRPYMAYLEIVTSNGPSKFCGGFLIRRNFVLTAAHCAGRSITVTLGAHNITEEEDTWQKLEVIKQFRHSKYNTSTLHHDIMLLKLKEKASLTLAVGTLPFPSQFNFVPPGRMCRVAGWGRTGVLKPGSDTLQEVKLRLMDPQACSHFRDFDHNLQLCVGNPRKTKSAFKGDSGGPLLCAGVAQGIVSYGRSDAKPPAVFTRISHYRPWINQILQAN